In the Sarcophilus harrisii chromosome 1, mSarHar1.11, whole genome shotgun sequence genome, one interval contains:
- the LOC116423263 gene encoding spidroin-1-like, whose translation MHRYSGLDATGEDGEAEQLSPSQSRASSRGRPLPGCQGGRGLLAAGPGLPSGLSLAAAAVPHRSGLAAAAAAPAARYASGPPGLSRPWPPAGGKPAAPRHQKGITGLAGGRRAPPDCAGLGLEKAQKRRECGQRSGCARNALGVEEQGGGSARYQRLNSPQLRRMGGRGAGCKGAGRATCVAAAAGGAEPRSAAPLHPRNSQRAAPGAGATAPAPRNPPAGRDSPLSGTAPHSAPLGSPGPPSIELAGLPSLRKLG comes from the exons ATGCACCGATATTCCGGGCTTGACGCCACCGGGGAGGACGGAGAAGCAGAGCAGCTGTCACCCAGCCAGAGTCGGGCCAGCTCTCGGGGACGCCCGCTTCCCGGCTGCCaggggg GCCGGGGGCTACTGGCCGCGGGGCCAGGATTACCTTCAGGCCTTTCCCTAGCCGCAGCCGCTGTCCCGCACCGAAGCGGtctcgccgccgccgccgccgctcccgCAGCCCGGTATGCCTCGGGGCCCCCGGGCTTGAGCAGACCTTGGCCACCAGCCGGTGGGAAACCGGCCGCTCCACGCCACCAGAAAGGGATCACGGGCCTCGCCGGGGGCCGGCGGGCTCCTCCCGACTGCGCCGGGCTGGGGCTGGAGAAGGCACAGAAGCGGCGGGAGTGCGGGCAGAGGTCTGGCTGTGCCCGCAACGCCCTGGGAGTGGAAGAGCAAGGCGGGGGAAGCGCCCGGTACCAGAGACTCAACTCCCCGCAGCTCAGGAGGATGGGGGGTCGCGGCGCGGGGTGCAAAGGTGCAGGAAGGGCAACTTGTGTCGCGGCCGCAGCGGGAGGAGCTGAACCGAGGAGCGCGGCACCCCTACACCCCAG GAACAGCCAACGAGCCGCTCCAGGTGCTGGTGCCACCGCGCCCGCTCCCCGAAACCCACCAGCTGGCCGGGACTCGCCGCTGTCTGGGACGGCGCCGCACTCGGCGCCCCTTGGAAGCCCCGGCCCACCAAGTATCGAGCTGGCCGGCCTGCCGAGTTTGAGAAAGTTGGGCTGA